The Bacteroidota bacterium genome includes a window with the following:
- a CDS encoding metalloregulator ArsR/SmtB family transcription factor, translating to MASIDPVKLEKAAGRLRVVAHPARIAIITMLEEETRLCVTDIHKRLNILQPEASHHLNLLKSYGILDSKREGKNMFYFLRQNAVLNIIECIMNCGD from the coding sequence ATGGCATCAATCGATCCTGTTAAACTAGAAAAGGCCGCCGGCCGTTTAAGAGTGGTTGCTCATCCTGCTCGCATTGCTATAATTACCATGCTTGAAGAAGAGACCCGCTTGTGTGTAACCGATATTCATAAAAGATTGAATATCCTTCAACCGGAGGCATCACACCACCTGAACCTGCTGAAAAGCTATGGTATACTGGATTCCAAGAGGGAAGGAAAAAACATGTTCTATTTCCTCCGTCAGAATGCGGTATTGAACATTATTGAGTGCATTATGAATTGCGGCGATTAA